In Pseudomonadota bacterium, the genomic stretch CATGCGACGACGACGCATTCCTGCATTCTCCTCAGCAATGCCGAGGAGCTGAAACCAGATGCCCTGTGCCTGGAGGATTGCGAGTATTAGGGCACGATCGGACGGCGGCGTTGCGCTGCCGTCGCGCAGATATGCCTCTATGCGCGGCTCACGCCGTTGAATTACCTTATAGAATGAATGACTCAGCAGCTCGACCGCTTCGTTCGCGTAGAGGGCGACGCGATCGGCGATTGAGCTCGGCGTAGCTTCCAGCGCCGCTTCGGGGCGGCTGTCGTCGGTAGCGTCGTTCATGTCATGCCACCCTGTCGTGCGGCGCCTTGCCGGCAAAGAAGGCGCGCAGATTACTGACCACGCGCATCCCCATCGCTTCACGGGTCTCCAAGGTGGCGCTGCCAAGGTGAGGCAGCAACACCACGTTGTCCATGCTGAGCAACGCCTCGGTGACGGTGGGCTCCTTTTCGTAGACGTCGAGTCCGGCGCCCGCGATCACCCCATCACGCAGGGCCGCCGTCAGCGCCGCCTCGTCCACCACATCCCCGCGGGCCGTATTGATCAGGAACGCGCCGCGCTTCATCAAGCCGAGTTTCTCGGCGTTGATGATGCCCGTGTTTGCACCGCCCCCCGGCATGTGCAGCGACACGAAGTCGGCGCTGGCCATTACCTCGTCGATCGAATCGCAGCGGATGGCGCCGTAGGCGTTAGCCACCTCAGCCGCCGGCGGATAGGGATCGCAGTAGCGGATCTGCATGCCAAAGCCGAAGTGCGCCTTGTGCGCCATGGCGCGAGCAATGCGACCGAAGCCGATCAGACCTAGGACCTTGCCCGTGACCTTGGCGCCCATCATGTGGGTCGGACGCCACCCGGTCCACGCCCTCGTGCGCACGTGGCGCTCGCCCTCTCCGGCGCGTCGGGCGACCATCAGCATAAGCGTCATGGCGGTGTCAGCGGTGCAGTCCGTTAGCACCTCGGGCGTATTGGTCACCACCAGGTCACGTGCCTTAGCCGCTTCCAAGTCGATGTGGTTGAAGCCCACGCCGTAGTTTCCGATCACCTTTGCGCGGAGGCTCGACGGACTCATCACTTCCTCCGTGATCTTGTCCGACACGGTGGGGCACACCGCATCGGCCTCGGCGAACGCGGCCTGCAGCTGCTCCCTCGTCATCGGCGTGTCGGATTCGTTTAGCACCAGCTCATACTCGTCCGCGAGCGTCCGCTCGACCGCTTCGGGCCAGCGCCGCGTGACGATCACCTTGGCCTTAGACATACGCTCGCCTCCTAAGCGACTTTCTCGAGCACACTGGCCACTACGGGACCGAAATCAGCAGGCGTCGGCACGATGGTCACGCCGCACTCCTGAAGAATCTCCACCTTCTCCGCTGCCGACTCGCCGAAGGCGGAGATGATCGCGCCCGCGTGACCCATTTGTCGGCCCTTGGGTGCCGTGAGGCCGGCGATGTAGGCTATCACCGGCTTGCTCATGTGCTCTTTGAAGAAGCGTCCCCCTGCGGCTTCCTGCGGGCCGCCGATTTCGCCGATCATCACCACCGCTTTGGTTTCCGGGTCCGCTTCGAAGCGTTCCAGGTGATCCCGGAAAGCGCTGCCGTTGATAGGGTCGCCGCCAATGCCAACGCTGGTGGAGATGCCGATCCCGAGGGACTTCATCTGCGAGGCAGCCTCGTAGCCGAGGGTCCCCGAACGGCCGATCACACCGACCGGCCCGGGCATGTAGATATGGCCAGGCATGATGCCCATCATGCATTTGCCAGGGCTGATGCTACCGGCACAATTAGGCCCCGTGAGCACCATGCGATTCTCCGCGCGGTAGCGGCGCATGTAGCGTTTGACGCGGATCATGTCCTGGGTCGGTATGCCGTCGGTGATGCAGACACAGAAACGGATGCCCGCATCGGCCGCTT encodes the following:
- a CDS encoding D-glycerate dehydrogenase, with amino-acid sequence MSKAKVIVTRRWPEAVERTLADEYELVLNESDTPMTREQLQAAFAEADAVCPTVSDKITEEVMSPSSLRAKVIGNYGVGFNHIDLEAAKARDLVVTNTPEVLTDCTADTAMTLMLMVARRAGEGERHVRTRAWTGWRPTHMMGAKVTGKVLGLIGFGRIARAMAHKAHFGFGMQIRYCDPYPPAAEVANAYGAIRCDSIDEVMASADFVSLHMPGGGANTGIINAEKLGLMKRGAFLINTARGDVVDEAALTAALRDGVIAGAGLDVYEKEPTVTEALLSMDNVVLLPHLGSATLETREAMGMRVVSNLRAFFAGKAPHDRVA
- the sucD gene encoding succinate--CoA ligase subunit alpha, with translation MAILLDNDSRVIVQGFTGQHGSFHAQAMMNYGTNIVGGVTPGKGGTTHLERPVFNTVKDAVEATGADASIILVPPPFAADGIMEAADAGIRFCVCITDGIPTQDMIRVKRYMRRYRAENRMVLTGPNCAGSISPGKCMMGIMPGHIYMPGPVGVIGRSGTLGYEAASQMKSLGIGISTSVGIGGDPINGSAFRDHLERFEADPETKAVVMIGEIGGPQEAAGGRFFKEHMSKPVIAYIAGLTAPKGRQMGHAGAIISAFGESAAEKVEILQECGVTIVPTPADFGPVVASVLEKVA